In one window of Arachis ipaensis cultivar K30076 chromosome B06, Araip1.1, whole genome shotgun sequence DNA:
- the LOC107645631 gene encoding nucleolar protein 16: MGRSRRKYKQSRTKVRIGLPKKKPRVFKPAFSVPSKLAESVADLDPTWDDQGTVTQNYKSFGVVSNPNLLSTEYRTPQLVDTESLQDPPPPGDDYSALDDSGSDLEEDDLKSALGKKRRDGRGALPQPLTAIQRVHISRLVDKYGDDYKSMLMDIKLNPMQHSVATLEKLCKRYHMHKNKNPLILSK; this comes from the exons ATGGGAAGGTCGCGAAGAAAGTACAAGCAATCTCGTACGAAGGTTAGAATAGGGTTGCCGAAGAAGAAACCGCGGGTTTTCAAGCCGGCGTTTTCCGTTCCATCGAAGCTGGCAGAGTCAGTGGCAGACCTCGACCCCACCTGGGACGACCAGGGAACTGTAACTCAGAACTACAAGTCCTTCGGTGTCGTCTCCAACCCTAATTTGCTCAGCACCGAATATCGCACTCCCCAACTCGTCGACACCGAGTCGCTTCAGGATCCACCTCCCCCCGGCGACGACTACTCCGCCCTTGACGATTCCGGCAGTGACCTCGAAGAAGACG ATTTGAAGTCAGCTCTAGGAAAGAAGAGGAGAGATGGTAGGGGTGCTCTTCCTCAACCTTTGACTGCGATTCAGCGCGTTCATATCAGCCGGCTGGTTGATAAATATGGAGATGATTACAAG AGTATGCTCATGGATATAAAGCTAAACCCCATGCAGCATTCAGTTGCAACTTTAGAGAAGCTATGCAAGAGGTATCATATGCATAAAAACAAGAATCCCCTTATTTTGAGCAAGTGA